In a single window of the Streptomyces sp. HUAS ZL42 genome:
- a CDS encoding MMPL family transporter — MLRRMAALPSGRVAKWVVLALWTAVLLPALILAGKLGDVEENDNSAWLPGNAESTKVVARAEKFQAADTLPAIVIYDRSEGITPADMAKARADAEAFKDVENVVGQPQGPSKSQDGKAIQTVVQVQKDRTGWEGIGKVVDGLTKVGENDSDGLGFHVTGPAGYASDSIKAFSGGGGLTTITASVVILILLLTYRSPVLPLLPLLTVGGALVTSEAVIYLLAKNAGLTVNKQTSFILTVLVFGAATDYALLLISRYREELRRHEDRHEAMAEALHRSGPAIIASAATVAVSLMLLMLATLNSTQGLGPACAVGILVGLLAMVTLMPALLVVCGRWIFWPVKPTYGAGEAAEAAKEGVWTRVGAAVSRRPRTVWIGTALALGAMAIGVFGLKAEGLSNKDQFTNRPQMAVGEEILSRHFPAGSGDPLYVVTKAASAEQVKTTLSGVAGVAEVSTPLIKDGEAMVLGELEDDPSSTAAMRTVEQARTALHDLDGADAQVGGNTAIILDTQEAAARDSKVIIPIVLLVVFLVLTLLLRAIVAPLLLMATVVLSFGAALGVSSLMFNHVFHFAGAEASFPLLTFVFLVALGIDYNIFLVTRVREVTLLHGTRRGALTGLTATGGVITSAGLVLAGTFAAMASLPLVFAAELGFAVAFGVLLDTMIVRSVLVTALTLDVGRWMWWPSRLFRRDDEARGPEGRADLERKAVASSS, encoded by the coding sequence ATGCTGCGAAGAATGGCGGCCCTGCCCAGCGGCCGGGTGGCGAAATGGGTGGTTCTCGCCCTCTGGACGGCCGTACTGCTCCCGGCCCTCATACTGGCCGGCAAGCTCGGCGACGTCGAGGAGAACGACAACTCGGCCTGGCTGCCCGGCAACGCGGAGTCGACCAAGGTCGTCGCCCGAGCCGAGAAGTTCCAGGCCGCGGACACCCTGCCCGCGATCGTGATCTACGACCGGTCCGAGGGCATCACCCCGGCCGACATGGCCAAGGCCCGGGCCGACGCCGAAGCCTTCAAGGACGTCGAGAACGTCGTGGGGCAGCCACAGGGCCCGTCGAAGTCCCAGGACGGCAAGGCCATCCAGACCGTGGTCCAGGTTCAGAAGGACAGGACGGGCTGGGAGGGGATCGGCAAGGTCGTGGACGGCTTGACGAAGGTCGGCGAGAACGACTCCGACGGTCTCGGGTTCCACGTCACCGGCCCGGCGGGTTACGCATCCGACTCGATCAAGGCGTTCAGCGGAGGAGGAGGCCTGACGACGATCACCGCGTCGGTGGTGATCCTCATCCTGCTGCTCACGTACCGCAGCCCGGTGCTTCCCCTGCTGCCGCTGCTGACGGTCGGCGGCGCCCTGGTCACGTCGGAAGCGGTGATCTACCTGCTGGCGAAGAACGCCGGACTCACCGTCAACAAGCAGACCAGCTTCATCCTCACCGTGCTGGTCTTCGGCGCCGCCACCGACTACGCCCTCCTGCTCATCTCGCGCTATCGAGAGGAGCTGCGCCGACACGAGGACCGGCACGAGGCGATGGCGGAGGCCCTGCACCGCTCCGGCCCCGCGATCATCGCCAGCGCCGCGACCGTCGCGGTCAGCCTGATGCTGCTGATGCTGGCCACCCTCAACTCCACCCAGGGGCTCGGGCCGGCCTGCGCCGTCGGCATCCTCGTCGGCCTGCTCGCCATGGTCACCCTGATGCCGGCCCTGCTGGTCGTCTGCGGCCGCTGGATCTTCTGGCCGGTGAAGCCGACGTACGGAGCGGGCGAGGCGGCCGAGGCGGCCAAGGAGGGCGTCTGGACGCGGGTCGGCGCGGCCGTCTCCCGCCGGCCGCGGACCGTATGGATCGGCACGGCGCTCGCCCTCGGCGCCATGGCGATCGGGGTGTTCGGGCTCAAGGCCGAAGGGCTCTCCAACAAGGACCAGTTCACCAACAGGCCGCAGATGGCCGTCGGCGAGGAGATCCTGTCCAGGCACTTCCCGGCCGGATCGGGCGACCCCCTCTACGTCGTGACCAAGGCGGCCTCGGCGGAGCAGGTGAAGACCACGCTGTCCGGCGTAGCAGGAGTCGCCGAGGTCTCGACACCGTTGATCAAGGACGGCGAGGCCATGGTGCTCGGGGAACTCGAGGACGACCCCAGCAGCACGGCAGCGATGCGCACCGTCGAACAGGCCAGAACCGCGCTCCACGATCTCGACGGTGCGGATGCCCAGGTGGGCGGCAACACGGCGATCATCCTCGACACGCAGGAAGCGGCGGCCCGCGACTCCAAGGTGATCATCCCCATCGTGCTGCTCGTGGTGTTCCTCGTCCTCACGCTGCTGCTACGGGCGATCGTCGCACCACTCCTGCTCATGGCGACGGTGGTGTTGTCCTTCGGAGCAGCCCTCGGCGTGAGCAGCCTGATGTTCAACCACGTCTTCCACTTCGCCGGCGCGGAAGCGTCCTTCCCACTCCTGACGTTCGTGTTCCTGGTCGCCCTGGGCATCGACTACAACATCTTCCTGGTCACCCGGGTACGCGAGGTGACACTGCTGCACGGCACCAGGCGCGGCGCGTTGACGGGTCTGACCGCCACGGGAGGTGTGATCACCTCGGCGGGCCTGGTCCTGGCCGGCACCTTCGCGGCGATGGCCTCCCTGCCGCTCGTGTTCGCGGCCGAGCTCGGTTTCGCGGTGGCGTTCGGCGTACTCCTGGACACAATGATCGTCCGCTCGGTGCTGGTGACCGCGCTGACGCTGGACGTGGGACGGTGGATGTGGTGGCCGAGCAGGCTGTTCCGGCGTGATGACGAGGCGCGGGGGCCGGAAGGCCGGGCCGACCTCGAACGCAAGGCCGTGGCCAGCTCCTCTTGA
- the sigJ gene encoding RNA polymerase sigma factor SigJ, whose protein sequence is MSDNPPDPPAATQVFNDHRELLFSIVYNMLGSVADTEDVLQETWLSWDTRTQAPSAEPIDNPRAYLVRIAVNRALSHQATISRRRETYVGPWLPEPLVGPLADTAAPDDASDAAVRAESVSMALLVVLETLTPLERGVFVLHEVFGYAHTEIAEILGRSPSAIRQLAHRAREHVHARRPRYEPDPQVRQQVTERFLAAALGGDLDALLQILAPEVTLWGDGGGKGAGGLRPLYGRDKVARLLAAVAPGSGKGLDIAYRSVNGDPSAVLFAGDTPFAVLVLDLTPDGNQVCGIYAVANPDKLSHVD, encoded by the coding sequence ATGTCCGACAACCCGCCAGACCCACCGGCAGCGACGCAGGTGTTCAACGACCACCGTGAGCTGCTGTTCTCCATCGTCTACAACATGCTCGGCAGCGTCGCCGACACGGAGGACGTGCTGCAGGAGACATGGCTGTCGTGGGACACCAGAACCCAGGCACCGAGCGCGGAGCCGATCGACAACCCGCGCGCCTACCTGGTGCGGATCGCGGTGAACCGGGCCCTCTCCCACCAGGCCACCATCAGCCGCCGCCGTGAAACCTACGTCGGGCCATGGCTGCCCGAACCGCTCGTCGGCCCCCTCGCCGACACCGCCGCCCCCGACGACGCCTCCGACGCGGCAGTGCGCGCCGAGTCGGTCTCGATGGCGCTGCTGGTGGTACTGGAAACCCTCACCCCCCTGGAACGCGGGGTGTTCGTCCTGCACGAGGTGTTCGGCTACGCCCACACCGAGATCGCGGAAATCCTCGGCCGCAGCCCCTCGGCGATCCGCCAGCTCGCCCATCGCGCCCGCGAGCACGTCCACGCCCGACGCCCCCGTTACGAGCCCGACCCGCAGGTACGGCAGCAGGTGACCGAACGTTTCCTGGCCGCCGCGCTCGGCGGCGACCTGGACGCCCTCCTGCAGATCCTGGCGCCGGAGGTGACCCTGTGGGGCGACGGCGGAGGCAAGGGGGCGGGAGGCCTGCGGCCGCTCTACGGCCGGGACAAGGTCGCCCGGCTGCTCGCCGCTGTCGCGCCCGGCTCCGGCAAGGGCCTCGACATCGCCTACCGCAGCGTCAACGGCGACCCGTCTGCGGTGCTGTTCGCCGGCGACACCCCGTTCGCCGTCCTCGTCCTCGACCTCACTCCGGACGGCAACCAGGTGTGCGGAATCTACGCCGTCGCCAATCCCGACAAGCTCTCGCACGTCGACTGA
- a CDS encoding ATP-binding protein, which yields MDKPAEMFDRDFEWAELTRFAALPGPRATLGVVSGRRRQGKTFLLDAVTRASGGFMFTATETTETDALRQFGEALARHRDQPTPFRFTHWDEAVTELMRIADRGGPTIAVIDEFPFLAKASPALPSIIQRALDPAAQHTNTPVRLLLCGSALSFMGRLLAGNAPLRGRAGLELAVPTLDFRLAAEFWEITDPRTALLTHAIVGGTPAYRREFTQGDTPAGPHDFDAWVTRAVLNPARPLFREARYLLAEEPELHDTALYHSVLAAIADGNAARGGIADYLGRKSTDLAHPLSVLQDVGMITHEADAFRRNRSAYRIAEPLIAFYHAVMRPTWGDLERPGRAPAVWRRAQSTFRSKVVGPHFEQVCREWARWHASPATHGGQVTRVASGTVNDPAAKTSHEVDVAVHGETDNGRETLLAIGEAKWNDVMGKGHLERLQHIRALLTARGTATDVTRLHCYSGTGFTDELRHLAENDPAIQLIDPVRLYHGD from the coding sequence GTGGACAAACCCGCCGAGATGTTCGACCGCGACTTCGAGTGGGCCGAGCTGACCCGATTCGCCGCCCTGCCCGGCCCGCGTGCCACCCTCGGTGTGGTCTCCGGCCGCCGCCGCCAGGGCAAGACCTTCCTCCTGGACGCCGTCACGCGGGCAAGCGGCGGCTTCATGTTCACCGCCACCGAGACCACCGAAACCGACGCCCTGCGCCAGTTCGGCGAAGCCCTCGCCCGCCACCGCGATCAGCCCACCCCGTTCCGCTTCACCCACTGGGACGAGGCCGTCACCGAGCTCATGCGCATCGCCGACAGGGGCGGCCCCACCATCGCGGTCATCGACGAATTCCCCTTCCTCGCCAAGGCCTCCCCCGCCCTCCCCTCGATCATCCAGCGCGCCCTCGACCCCGCCGCCCAGCACACCAACACCCCCGTACGGCTCCTGCTGTGCGGGTCCGCCCTGTCCTTCATGGGCAGACTCCTCGCCGGCAACGCCCCGCTGCGCGGCCGCGCCGGCCTGGAACTCGCCGTCCCCACCCTGGACTTCCGCCTCGCCGCCGAATTCTGGGAGATCACCGACCCGCGCACCGCACTGCTCACCCACGCCATCGTCGGCGGCACCCCCGCCTACCGCCGCGAGTTCACCCAGGGTGACACCCCCGCCGGGCCCCACGACTTCGACGCCTGGGTCACCCGCGCCGTCCTCAATCCCGCCCGTCCGCTCTTCCGCGAGGCCCGCTACCTGCTCGCAGAGGAACCCGAACTCCACGACACCGCGCTCTACCACTCCGTCCTGGCCGCCATCGCCGACGGAAACGCCGCACGCGGCGGCATCGCCGACTACCTCGGCCGCAAGTCCACCGACCTCGCCCACCCGCTCAGCGTCCTCCAGGACGTCGGCATGATCACCCACGAGGCCGACGCCTTCCGCCGCAACCGCTCCGCCTACCGCATCGCCGAACCCCTCATCGCCTTCTACCACGCGGTCATGCGCCCCACCTGGGGCGATCTGGAACGCCCCGGACGCGCCCCCGCCGTCTGGCGCCGCGCCCAGTCCACCTTCCGCAGCAAGGTTGTCGGCCCGCACTTCGAACAGGTCTGCCGCGAATGGGCCCGCTGGCACGCGTCCCCCGCAACCCACGGCGGGCAGGTCACAAGGGTCGCCAGCGGGACCGTCAACGATCCTGCCGCGAAGACCAGCCACGAAGTCGACGTCGCAGTCCATGGCGAGACCGACAACGGTCGCGAAACACTACTCGCCATCGGCGAAGCCAAATGGAACGACGTCATGGGGAAGGGCCACCTCGAACGTCTCCAGCACATCCGTGCTCTCCTCACCGCGCGCGGCACCGCCACCGACGTCACCCGGCTGCACTGCTACAGCGGCACCGGCTTCACCGACGAACTGCGCCACCTCGCAGAGAACGACCCCGCCATCCAGCTGATCGATCCAGTTCGCCTCTATCACGGCGACTGA
- a CDS encoding DNRLRE domain-containing protein: MRFRQRGRARVAGISPRRTALAVAAVLVAEAALVSLGSGQAFAAADSATTRATAAGKSAKSAASSADSTAAALLMARLQGRRIEVLAKRSASSTTYALPNGQLQTSTYAAPIRQKVDGVWRNIDTALADEGSALEPEVAAADIAVSDGGDTALASVTKGAKSFGMGWESKLPTPSVKDDTASYDLGDGETLTVTALSQGFSQNVVLDKAPEGPLEYRIPMRLKGLELSVAESGHLLLKDGAGKLVAEAPAPMMWDSSKDRKSGESKHQAPVATKVETAEDGSQTLVLTPDAGYFTDDKLTYPVTVDPTSTLAASADTWVATNYPDSQVSSQELKSGTYDAGTTKARAYLKFDVSAFTGKHITDTNLALYSYYSSTCATTGAGTQVRRITGAWTTSDITWGDQPATTTTGAVTSTAAKGYNDSCPAGTVNFDIDAIVQAWADGSTNYGVRIAGASETDSTTWRRYRSANYVSGDGSTEPHLTVTYNSYPAVPSSTAIAPSQVNAYNGKRYVTSLTPTLSSKVTDPDGANVQAQYEITADPAYADTTYSLTAYGKTVASGSTSTLAIPSASAFPSGSHLRYRARAYDGTDFGSWSGYTTFVLNTAKPVAPTVTCDTYTQNGWTAKASAAVNCTLDTSSTDGAGYQWGLDDASLPNTKLDTTNGTGGDAQTISINPAGGWHTLYARTIDSGGNLSTASTAYSFGVGADGAAILSPQDGDTTARRLTLAAKGLTTYTGVTWQYRRGETDVWHTMPVGDVTASGSAVSAWPVAVSGGTATKLVWNTVSTLAEDGVIELRAAFTDGTTTGYSQTAEVTLDRDAGTALTNQIGPGQVNELTGDFTLSATDASAFAASVDRTFSSRTNSTDTEGQAQIFGPGWTSAVSAESSDYTQIRETSGSSVEVLAGDGSAIAFTETSSGGWQPEIGAESLTLTYSTTTNMFTLTDTDANTVVFAKADPASTTWTVFSSASAVDDSTVTVFSTTVDVGGKKLARPRYVVSPTSAATATTCQTTPSTKGCRVLEYVYAPATTATSSTLGDYLNQVSAVKLWATTPGASASTSETLASYAYNASGQLRQVWDPRISPSLKTEYTYGTDGRVATYTKPGELPWTFTYGTAGSALTSGAGMLLKVSRAALAAGSASTTSGTAATTVVYDVPVSGTAAPYQMDTATVATWGQDEAPTDATAFFPADSVPASSTGGDVTAGAYARATISYINANGAETNTVSPGGAITTTEYDLLGNESSDLTAGNRELALGTSANAATELAALGLTDLSTAERAQLLATVLEYSADGTRVTDEYGPLHQITLAAELTGTTPESTLAAGTVIPARAHTSYAYDEGAPANAAVSDLVTSSTTGAAIAGYATDAEAKTTTTTYDWSTGSELATTGGGESAGQVTSYDSAGRVATTRTPKSSGSDAGTLVYTYYDAHATGACASTEWDGLLCRTAPAAAISGGGTNPAEAVTTVYTYGRWGQVVTKAETANGVTRTTTTAPDAAGRPTGTTVTGGTGTGTPATTITYDGATGQVASTTANGKTSTSTYDALGRTLTYSDGSGSTSSFTYDILDRPVTASDSVPSTTTYTYDATTGQARSITDSVAGTFTAGAHDADGALTGETLPGGYTLATTYDTTGNQTSVTYADSSGTTVLSDSATYTIHGKQTGHTQTDGGTLSTAYGYDASGRLALATDDDGTTTTSRAYAFDTDDNRTSLTTTVTAAGSTPTTSSTAYAHDTAGRLIAGGYTYDAFGRTTQVAGKTLAYYTNDLVASETVGSTRTTWGLDGSGRLASSATATTGDSGATWSTTSTTVNHYNCGCDTPSWTVTTAGSASTVSRNVPDLSGGLAATTGATGGAVLQLANLHGDISVRLDLATSAATVQRYDEYGNPLDATAAAAKYGSLGAYQKATDGLAGYTLMGVRVYDPTTGRFLQSDPVYGGNTSAYIYPADPIGQSDTSGELNYRYQTKKTKNYTIGIRRNCTGHSKCSLSWYVKLKSIWKKYGALKFVYTIVLPLYYAARNQSYGHLEAGDYLFHGAWGVPNGRGRPESDRGKYRAMGMTFWFDWTDNVEFSGKFTVMNICVRNPTLNVYALFT; this comes from the coding sequence TTGAGATTCAGACAACGGGGAAGGGCGCGAGTCGCGGGCATATCGCCAAGACGCACCGCGCTCGCCGTCGCCGCCGTACTGGTCGCCGAGGCGGCGTTGGTGTCGCTGGGGAGCGGGCAGGCCTTCGCCGCCGCGGACTCCGCCACCACGCGGGCGACGGCCGCGGGCAAGTCCGCCAAGTCGGCGGCGTCTTCGGCCGATTCGACGGCCGCCGCGTTGCTGATGGCCCGGTTGCAGGGCCGCAGGATCGAGGTGTTGGCGAAACGTTCCGCCAGCTCGACGACGTACGCGCTGCCCAACGGACAGTTGCAGACTTCCACGTACGCGGCGCCGATCCGGCAGAAGGTCGACGGCGTCTGGCGCAACATCGACACCGCTCTGGCCGACGAGGGCAGTGCGCTGGAGCCGGAGGTGGCCGCCGCCGACATCGCGGTCTCCGACGGCGGGGACACCGCGCTCGCCTCGGTCACCAAGGGCGCGAAGTCGTTCGGGATGGGCTGGGAGTCGAAGCTTCCGACGCCTTCGGTGAAGGACGACACCGCCTCCTACGATCTCGGTGACGGCGAGACCCTGACGGTCACCGCGCTGTCGCAGGGGTTCAGCCAGAACGTTGTCCTGGACAAGGCGCCCGAGGGTCCGCTGGAGTACCGGATACCCATGCGGCTCAAGGGACTTGAGCTGTCGGTAGCCGAATCCGGTCACCTGCTGCTGAAGGACGGCGCAGGGAAGCTGGTCGCCGAGGCGCCCGCGCCGATGATGTGGGACTCCTCCAAGGACCGTAAGTCCGGCGAGTCGAAGCACCAGGCCCCCGTCGCCACGAAGGTGGAGACGGCCGAGGACGGGTCGCAGACCCTGGTCCTCACCCCGGACGCGGGCTACTTCACCGACGACAAGCTGACCTACCCGGTCACCGTCGACCCCACCAGCACGCTCGCCGCCTCCGCGGACACCTGGGTCGCCACCAACTACCCCGACTCCCAGGTCTCCTCGCAGGAGCTGAAGTCGGGTACGTACGACGCGGGGACCACCAAGGCCCGCGCCTACCTGAAGTTCGACGTGTCGGCGTTCACGGGCAAGCACATCACCGACACCAACCTCGCCCTGTACTCGTACTACTCCTCGACCTGTGCCACCACCGGCGCGGGCACGCAGGTGCGGCGAATCACCGGGGCCTGGACCACCTCGGACATCACCTGGGGCGATCAGCCCGCCACCACCACGACCGGCGCGGTCACCAGCACGGCGGCCAAGGGCTACAACGACTCCTGCCCGGCCGGCACCGTCAACTTCGACATCGACGCCATCGTGCAGGCCTGGGCCGACGGCTCCACCAACTACGGTGTCCGTATCGCGGGTGCCTCGGAGACCGACTCCACCACCTGGCGCCGCTACCGCTCCGCCAACTACGTCTCCGGCGACGGCTCCACCGAGCCGCACCTGACCGTGACGTACAACTCCTACCCGGCGGTGCCCAGTTCGACGGCGATCGCGCCCTCGCAGGTCAACGCCTACAACGGCAAGCGCTACGTCACCTCGCTCACCCCGACCCTGTCGTCGAAGGTGACCGACCCGGACGGGGCCAACGTCCAGGCGCAGTACGAGATCACCGCCGACCCGGCGTACGCGGACACCACGTACTCCCTCACGGCGTACGGCAAGACCGTGGCCTCCGGCTCCACCTCGACCCTGGCCATCCCCTCCGCCTCCGCCTTCCCCTCCGGCAGCCATCTTCGCTACCGGGCGCGGGCGTACGACGGTACGGACTTCGGGTCGTGGTCGGGCTACACGACGTTCGTGCTGAACACGGCCAAGCCGGTCGCACCGACCGTCACCTGTGACACGTACACCCAGAACGGCTGGACCGCCAAGGCCTCCGCCGCCGTGAACTGCACCCTCGACACCTCCTCCACGGACGGTGCCGGCTACCAGTGGGGCCTGGACGACGCGTCCCTGCCGAACACGAAGCTGGACACCACCAACGGCACCGGCGGCGACGCGCAGACCATCAGCATCAACCCGGCGGGCGGCTGGCACACGCTGTACGCGCGCACCATCGACTCCGGCGGCAACCTCTCCACCGCCAGCACCGCCTACAGCTTCGGCGTCGGCGCCGACGGCGCGGCGATCCTCTCCCCGCAGGACGGCGACACCACCGCCCGCCGGCTCACCCTGGCGGCCAAGGGCCTCACCACCTACACCGGCGTGACCTGGCAGTACCGGCGTGGCGAGACCGACGTCTGGCACACCATGCCCGTCGGTGACGTGACCGCCTCCGGCTCCGCCGTCTCCGCCTGGCCCGTCGCCGTCAGCGGCGGCACCGCGACCAAGCTGGTGTGGAACACCGTCTCCACCCTCGCCGAGGACGGCGTGATCGAGCTGCGGGCCGCGTTCACCGACGGCACCACCACCGGCTACTCGCAGACCGCCGAGGTCACCCTCGACCGGGACGCGGGCACCGCCCTCACCAATCAGATCGGCCCGGGCCAGGTCAACGAACTCACCGGTGACTTCACCCTGTCGGCCACCGACGCCTCCGCGTTCGCCGCGAGCGTGGACCGTACGTTCTCCTCGCGTACCAACAGCACCGACACCGAGGGCCAGGCGCAGATCTTCGGCCCCGGCTGGACGTCGGCCGTCTCCGCCGAGTCGAGCGACTACACGCAGATCCGCGAGACCTCCGGCTCCTCTGTCGAGGTACTGGCCGGTGACGGCAGCGCGATCGCGTTCACCGAGACGAGCAGTGGCGGCTGGCAGCCGGAGATCGGGGCCGAGTCCCTGACGCTGACCTACTCGACCACCACGAACATGTTCACGCTGACCGACACCGACGCCAACACGGTCGTGTTCGCGAAGGCGGACCCGGCCTCGACGACGTGGACGGTGTTCTCGTCGGCCTCGGCGGTCGACGACTCGACGGTCACGGTCTTCTCGACGACGGTGGACGTGGGCGGCAAGAAGCTGGCCCGTCCGAGGTACGTGGTCTCGCCGACGAGCGCGGCGACTGCGACGACCTGCCAGACGACGCCGTCCACGAAGGGCTGCCGGGTACTGGAGTACGTCTACGCGCCGGCCACCACGGCTACTTCCAGCACACTGGGCGACTATCTGAACCAGGTCTCGGCCGTCAAGCTGTGGGCCACCACCCCCGGTGCCTCCGCCTCGACCTCCGAGACGCTCGCCTCGTACGCCTACAACGCCTCCGGCCAGCTGCGCCAGGTGTGGGACCCGCGCATCAGCCCCTCGCTGAAGACGGAGTACACCTACGGCACCGACGGCCGCGTAGCCACGTACACCAAGCCGGGCGAGCTGCCCTGGACCTTCACCTACGGCACGGCCGGCTCCGCCCTGACCTCGGGGGCCGGCATGCTCCTCAAGGTTTCGCGTGCCGCGCTCGCCGCGGGCTCCGCGAGCACCACGTCCGGCACGGCGGCCACCACCGTCGTCTACGACGTCCCGGTCTCCGGCACCGCCGCCCCGTACCAGATGGACACCGCGACGGTCGCCACCTGGGGACAGGACGAGGCGCCCACCGACGCCACCGCGTTCTTCCCCGCCGACAGCGTTCCGGCCTCCAGCACCGGCGGCGACGTGACAGCCGGCGCCTATGCCCGGGCCACGATCAGCTACATCAACGCGAACGGAGCGGAGACCAACACCGTGAGCCCGGGTGGTGCGATCACCACCACCGAGTACGACCTGCTCGGCAACGAGTCCTCCGACCTGACCGCCGGCAACCGGGAACTCGCCCTGGGCACCTCCGCCAACGCGGCGACAGAACTGGCCGCCCTGGGCCTGACCGATCTGTCCACCGCCGAGCGCGCCCAGCTGCTGGCCACCGTGCTGGAGTACTCCGCCGACGGCACCCGTGTGACGGACGAGTACGGTCCGCTGCACCAGATCACCCTGGCCGCGGAACTCACCGGCACCACCCCCGAGTCCACCCTGGCCGCCGGCACGGTGATCCCGGCCCGTGCCCACACCTCCTACGCCTACGACGAGGGAGCCCCGGCAAACGCGGCGGTCTCCGACCTGGTCACCTCCTCCACCACGGGCGCGGCCATAGCCGGCTACGCCACCGACGCGGAGGCCAAGACCACGACCACCACCTACGACTGGTCCACGGGCTCCGAACTGGCCACCACCGGCGGCGGCGAGTCCGCGGGCCAGGTGACCAGCTACGACAGCGCGGGCCGTGTGGCCACCACCCGCACCCCGAAATCGTCCGGCTCGGACGCGGGCACGCTGGTGTACACCTACTACGACGCGCACGCCACCGGCGCCTGCGCCTCGACCGAGTGGGACGGCCTGCTATGCAGGACCGCCCCGGCCGCGGCCATCTCGGGTGGCGGGACCAACCCCGCCGAGGCCGTCACCACCGTCTACACCTACGGTCGGTGGGGCCAGGTCGTCACCAAGGCCGAGACCGCCAACGGCGTGACCCGTACGACCACCACCGCGCCCGACGCGGCGGGCCGTCCGACCGGCACGACCGTCACCGGCGGCACCGGAACAGGCACTCCGGCCACCACCATCACCTACGACGGGGCCACCGGCCAGGTCGCCAGCACCACCGCCAACGGCAAGACGTCCACCTCGACGTACGACGCCCTGGGCCGGACACTCACCTACAGCGACGGGTCGGGCAGCACCAGCTCCTTCACCTACGACATCCTCGACCGCCCGGTGACGGCGTCCGACTCGGTGCCGTCCACCACCACCTACACCTACGACGCCACCACCGGCCAGGCCCGGTCCATCACCGACTCGGTCGCCGGGACGTTCACGGCCGGTGCCCACGACGCCGACGGCGCTCTCACCGGTGAGACCCTCCCCGGTGGCTACACCCTGGCCACGACCTACGACACGACGGGCAACCAGACGTCGGTGACCTACGCGGACTCCTCAGGCACCACCGTGCTCTCCGACTCCGCGACCTACACCATCCACGGCAAGCAGACCGGTCACACCCAGACCGACGGCGGAACCCTGTCCACCGCCTACGGCTACGACGCCTCCGGGCGCCTGGCCCTGGCCACCGACGACGACGGCACGACGACGACCTCGCGCGCCTACGCCTTCGACACGGATGACAACCGCACCTCGCTGACCACCACGGTCACGGCCGCGGGCTCCACCCCCACCACCTCCAGCACGGCGTACGCGCACGACACCGCGGGTCGCCTCATCGCCGGGGGCTACACCTACGACGCCTTCGGGCGCACCACCCAGGTGGCGGGCAAGACCCTGGCCTACTACACCAACGACCTGGTGGCCAGTGAGACCGTGGGCTCCACCCGTACCACCTGGGGCCTGGACGGTTCCGGCCGCCTGGCGTCCTCGGCCACCGCGACCACCGGCGACAGCGGCGCTACCTGGTCGACCACAAGCACCACGGTGAACCACTACAACTGTGGCTGCGACACTCCGTCCTGGACGGTCACCACCGCGGGTTCCGCCTCCACTGTCAGCCGGAACGTCCCCGACCTCTCCGGCGGCCTGGCCGCCACCACCGGTGCCACCGGCGGCGCGGTCCTCCAACTGGCCAACCTGCACGGTGACATCTCCGTCCGGCTGGACCTGGCGACGTCCGCCGCCACGGTCCAGCGCTACGACGAGTACGGCAACCCGCTGGACGCCACGGCCGCCGCGGCGAAGTACGGGTCCCTGGGCGCCTACCAGAAAGCCACCGACGGCCTGGCCGGATACACCCTCATGGGCGTCCGCGTCTATGATCCGACCACCGGCCGCTTCCTCCAGAGCGACCCGGTCTACGGCGGCAACACCAGCGCCTACATCTACCCCGCCGACCCGATCGGTCAGTCGGACACCAGCGGTGAGCTGAACTACCGGTATCAGACGAAGAAGACGAAGAACTACACCATCGGCATCAGAAGGAACTGCACCGGGCACTCCAAGTGCAGCCTGAGCTGGTACGTGAAGCTGAAGAGCATCTGGAAGAAATACGGCGCTCTGAAGTTCGTGTACACCATCGTTCTTCCGCTGTACTACGCCGCGAGGAACCAGAGCTACGGCCACCTGGAGGCGGGCGACTACCTCTTCCACGGCGCCTGGGGTGTCCCGAACGGGCGAGGAAGACCTGAGTCGGACCGGGGGAAGTACCGGGCCATGGGCATGACCTTCTGGTTCGACTGGACGGACAACGTCGAGTTCAGCGGTAAGTTCACCGTCATGAACATCTGCGTCAGGAACCCCACCCTGAACGTCTACGCCCTCTTCACCTGA